In Helianthus annuus cultivar XRQ/B chromosome 9, HanXRQr2.0-SUNRISE, whole genome shotgun sequence, the following are encoded in one genomic region:
- the LOC110880182 gene encoding transcription factor bHLH87 — protein sequence MEEFGWERNISFPWSNNNINHHQQELEETFNFGSENIFFNPIQDLPKPGSSSTPTTTTAGSLHPLPSSFGSASQHWRQTLTINNPPEDKTVIPLTTAAPVISLDNTTSHEYLSKKVVKNFSDDVVSSDDSVTIDSHSQSSSEIKPNNGGSRSKRPRSDPGQPDETDSEVVVQMKEMIYRAAAFRPVSFADDYVMEKPKRKNVKISNDPQTVAARKRRERISERIRVLQKLVPGGNKMDTASMLDEAANYLKFLRSQVKVLEQFGQKVDYVGCGTSTNAYGTSQNGVYNVTSSTLGVPFSMHTPFLLPHQYSTGLPYSANCMK from the coding sequence ATGGAAGAATTCGGCTGGGAAAGAAACATATCGTTTCCATGGAGTAACAATAAcatcaatcatcatcaacaaGAACTCGAAGAAACCTTCAATTTCGGTTCAGAAAACATCTTCTTCAACCCGATCCAAGACCTTCCAAAACCCGGTTCAAGTTCAACCCCGACAACCACCACCGCCGGTTCACTTCATCCACTACCCTCAAGTTTCGGTTCTGCCAGTCAACATTGGCGTCAAACGTTGACCATCAATAACCCACCAGAGGACAAAACCGTAATTCCCCTCACCACCGCCGCCCCAGTCATCTCACTTGACAATACGACGTCGCATGAATACTTATCCAAGAAAGTTGTTAAAAACTTTAGCGACGACGTCGTTTCGTCTGACGATTCCGTCACTATTGATTCCCATTCGCAATCCTCATCGGAGATAAAACCCAACAACGGCGGGTCAAGATCCAAGAGACCCAGATCGGATCCGGGTCAACCCGATGAAACAGACTCCGAGGTTGTTGTACAGATGAAGGAGATGATATACCGAGCGGCAGCTTTCCGGCCGGTGAGTTTTGCCGACGATTATGTGATGGAAAAGCCGAAAAGAAAAAACGTGAAGATATCAAACGACCCGCAGACGGTGGCTGCACGGAAACGGAGAGAGAGGATAAGTGAGAGAATTAGGGTTTTGCAGAAACTGGTACCCGGTGGGAATAAAATGGATACAGCTTCAATGCTTGATGAAGCTGCTAACTATTTGAAGTTTTTGAGATCGCAGGTCAAAGTCCTGGAGCAGTTTGGGCAGAAGGTTGATTATGTGGGATGTGGTACAAGTACTAATGCGTATGGTACAAGTCAGAATGGTGTTTATAATGTTACTAGTAGTACACTTGGGGTACCGTTTTCCATGCATACTCCTTTTTTACTACCTCATCAATATTCAACAGGTTTACCCTACTCTGCCAACTGCATGAAATAG